The genomic stretch GTAGGACATAATGATTCGGTCCGGATCAGCGTGTGCAGGACATGGGTGACCAGAGGCAGGTCTTGGCCAGGCTCAGCAGCATCCACGCACGTTCATCGCTCATTCGCCGCCGGGCGGCGCAGAAGTGCGGAATCGTCGGTTCTATTCGGCGCGGCCTGTGAGTGGTTGGCGGTGAGCCCATCGCCGATTCCTCCCGGTCGATTCTAAGTCACCGGCATCAGCGCCCTGTAGGCCATCGGCGCCGTGCATGTCGAGTTCTTCGCGCAGGTGCGCCCGGCGAGCACGCTCACCCGAGGTGTCGGCCCTGGCCCACCCCTCGCTGCTGGTCGAGGTGGGCCGCTTCGATCGCCCTCGCCGGCGCAGCCGGCGACGGTTCGTCCTGGGCATCGGTGCCGGATCCGTAAGCGCCGCTGATGCGCGAGTGTTCACCGACGGACCGTGCCGCGCGGTGAACGGACCCCGGGAGGGCTCGCGCGGAGGGCGTCTACGCCGCGCCCTCCGACAGCCTCGGGCACATCGCTGAGGAGGCCCTGGCAGCCTCCCTCGACCTGTGACCCCCCTCCCCCGATGTCAGGCGTCCGCTGGCCACTTCCTGCGACGTAGTTCGTGCAGGAGGTCCTCAGCCTTGCGCGGAGTGACCGAAATGGTGACCGTACGGTCGAGGCTGTCCGGCCGCTGCGAGATGTTGATGCCGCGCATCACCACCCCGGCGCTTGCCACGTCCCTGAAGAGGCGAGCCAACTCTGTCGGCCGGTCTTCGACGAAAACATCGATGTCCGCGAGTCCGGTCTCCGTGGGGATCCCGTACCTGCCGGGAATGCGGTTGCAGCCATCGATGCCACGCTGGATGAACTCCAGCAGATGACCATCAGGCTCCGCGGGCGAGCCGCTTCCGTCCGCGACAGCTCTGAGTGTCTCCAACAGAGTTGTCAGGTCCAGACTCAGCTTTTCCAGCTCACTCACGACCGGAGCCGCATTCGCGGCGAGGGCCTGTGTCCACGATGTGGCGGAGTCGACCCCGATGAGCTGGGGTATCTCCGACCACACGCCTCCCAGCAGCCGTAACGCGATGCTGTCCGCCTCCGTCAAGCGAGCGGCGGCGAGCGTGAGAACGACCTGGGGGACGAGCGTGCCGAGGGCGATCGCCCGGTCGTGCGCCTCGGCATCCAGGACGACCGGTATCGCCCCGCACAAGGCGACCAGTTCGAGAGCGCAGTTCAGTGCGGAAGCATCTGTTTCCGCTGCGGGCACGAGCGCCCACGGCCGTCCGTCGAACAGGTCGTCCTGCGCCGCCAAAGGACCGGATCCCGGCCGTCCCACCAGTGGATGACCACCCACCACAGTGGCAAGGTCACAACCCAGTGCTTCGAGTTCACGCAAGGACGAGACCTTCACTCCCGCCACGTCGACGTAAAAGCGAGCGGTTCCCCTCGACTGGTGAGACGCGATCACCGGTGCCACTTGGGCCGGCGGCACGGCGACCACCGCCAGGTCCACCGCTTCCGGCGGTTCCTCGGCCATCCCGGCACCGACCGCTTCGGAAATGCGCAGTGCGACGGGACTGACGTCCATGAGGTAGGTGTCGACGCCTTGCTTCCGCAGCGACAGACCGATCGACGTGCCGATCATTCCGGTCCCGATTATCACGGCCGTGTGCACGTTGATCTCCCGTAATCCTTTCGGGGCCGTCACGCAGCAGTGCCGTAAGGCAGCGATGCCGTATGAGCGCATTCGATCAAATGGCTTCGTCGACGACGGATGAGATCCAATCCGTCAGAGTCAGGTTGCTACGCCGCGCCGCCTCCCTCCATCGTTCGAGACGTAACTCGTCTAACTGGAGGCTGAGCTGAACCTGGCGCCGGAGATCACCTTCTTCGCCCGACATGCTGGCCCGGATCTGTTTGCGCAGCTCGTTCCTCGACCAGTTCAGTCGCACTGCGAAGTCGAGCCAGTGGTCCTGTTCGGCTTCCGAGAGAGCTGCCACTTCCATGTGATGTTGGAATGTGAGGCCGTCTCGCCGGCGGGACGGCTCGAATTTCCTCGCCACCCAGGCATAATTTCGCAGCGTTTGATAGTCGAGCTTGGTCTCCTTCATTGCCCGGCGGTATCGGTCACCGTACTGGTTCTGTCCGAACACCAACCAATCACCGATCCACCAGGCCGACGAGTCGCATACCGCGAGGATCCTTCCGCCGAGGCGGCACCATGCCTCCAGGGAGAGATCTCGCGGGATCTGAAGCCTGGTCCTCTCGGCCGAAACCTCCAGGCCGAGATACGAGGCGTGCCTTGATTGCTTGCTGTCAACGGGGGTCGCCTCTCCCGCAGTCGGCCTCACCGGAGTGGTGCCGCTTCCCCCAGCCTTCGAAGCTGTCTGACCAGACGCGACCACGATGCCTCCCGTTTCCGTCGTCAGGACAAGCAAGTCGGCGTGGCCTCGGTCCATCTGAGACACGCCGCTTCGACCGACCGATCATCAGATTAACTCCGCGCACCTCCAGACCTTGCGTGAGCCACTGATACATCGCACCTCATACTACTTATAGTATGGCGAAATTGGGTGATCTGCTTGCCGCCGTCGAAGCCCCGGCATTCGGATCCGGCCTCGGCGACAAGCCGTGGTCACGCCAGCGGCGGAAGAACGCGTACATCCGATCCCACGGCAGGAAGTCGGCAGGCATGGCGCGCC from Streptomyces roseochromogenus subsp. oscitans DS 12.976 encodes the following:
- a CDS encoding prephenate dehydrogenase — translated: MHTAVIIGTGMIGTSIGLSLRKQGVDTYLMDVSPVALRISEAVGAGMAEEPPEAVDLAVVAVPPAQVAPVIASHQSRGTARFYVDVAGVKVSSLRELEALGCDLATVVGGHPLVGRPGSGPLAAQDDLFDGRPWALVPAAETDASALNCALELVALCGAIPVVLDAEAHDRAIALGTLVPQVVLTLAAARLTEADSIALRLLGGVWSEIPQLIGVDSATSWTQALAANAAPVVSELEKLSLDLTTLLETLRAVADGSGSPAEPDGHLLEFIQRGIDGCNRIPGRYGIPTETGLADIDVFVEDRPTELARLFRDVASAGVVMRGINISQRPDSLDRTVTISVTPRKAEDLLHELRRRKWPADA
- the cloE gene encoding clorobiocin biosynthesis transcriptional regulator CloE, encoding MVASGQTASKAGGSGTTPVRPTAGEATPVDSKQSRHASYLGLEVSAERTRLQIPRDLSLEAWCRLGGRILAVCDSSAWWIGDWLVFGQNQYGDRYRRAMKETKLDYQTLRNYAWVARKFEPSRRRDGLTFQHHMEVAALSEAEQDHWLDFAVRLNWSRNELRKQIRASMSGEEGDLRRQVQLSLQLDELRLERWREAARRSNLTLTDWISSVVDEAI
- a CDS encoding transposase; the encoded protein is MRGRGGRPEVYCHPAMPDAIRSLVDNGIKWRAMPADFLPWDRMYAFFRRWRDHGLSPRPDPNAGASTAASRSPNFAIL